The Thermoplasma acidophilum DSM 1728 genome includes a window with the following:
- a CDS encoding NAD(P)/FAD-dependent oxidoreductase yields MERANIVVIGAGVVGLAVAFELSKYSDSVYVFEKNKIIGAETSSHNSGVVHSGIYYPKGSLKAELSIKGNAMLYQLCREHGIPCKRLGKLIVANGDRELRELEGLMRNGNNNGIEGLEMLDGDGVKRMEPSIKAEAAIYVPSTGIIEPTELMNYFHAGFTKNGGIVALNTEVTGIRQSKEGYIIDGISAGQKFSVACNTIINSAGLHSDRIAEMAGLDVDALGYRLNYVKGDYFRISGKPPVRMLVYPIPEASGLGIHLTPDLSGSVRLGPNAYHVVRLDYRVQSDVMDFIASVRRFLPSISDYNIHEDSSGIRPQLKEQSGSYRDFIIRNEADHGLPNFINLIGIESPGLTASPAIAEFVSEMYRDEIKG; encoded by the coding sequence ATGGAACGGGCAAACATTGTGGTCATCGGGGCCGGCGTTGTTGGCCTAGCCGTAGCATTTGAATTATCAAAATACAGTGATTCCGTATACGTCTTCGAAAAGAACAAAATTATAGGTGCTGAAACCAGCAGCCATAACAGCGGAGTTGTACATTCCGGCATATATTATCCAAAGGGATCGCTGAAAGCAGAATTATCCATTAAAGGAAACGCGATGCTGTATCAGCTGTGCAGGGAACATGGAATACCTTGTAAACGGCTTGGAAAATTGATCGTTGCCAATGGAGACCGGGAATTGAGAGAACTCGAAGGACTAATGCGGAATGGGAATAACAATGGAATAGAAGGCCTTGAGATGCTGGACGGTGATGGCGTGAAAAGGATGGAACCATCCATCAAAGCGGAAGCAGCGATCTATGTTCCGTCCACTGGAATAATCGAGCCTACTGAATTGATGAATTATTTTCATGCCGGTTTCACGAAAAATGGCGGTATCGTCGCTCTGAATACAGAGGTGACGGGAATTAGGCAGTCAAAAGAGGGATACATAATAGATGGTATAAGTGCCGGCCAGAAATTTTCTGTGGCATGCAATACAATAATAAATTCTGCAGGCCTTCATTCAGACAGGATAGCAGAAATGGCTGGCCTTGATGTAGATGCCCTTGGCTACCGTCTCAATTATGTCAAGGGCGATTACTTCAGGATATCCGGAAAGCCCCCTGTGAGGATGCTTGTCTATCCCATACCGGAAGCTTCTGGCCTTGGAATACATCTAACGCCAGATCTTTCCGGTTCGGTTAGACTAGGGCCAAATGCCTATCATGTCGTTCGTTTGGATTATCGCGTACAGTCCGATGTTATGGATTTCATAGCATCCGTTAGGAGATTCCTCCCATCCATATCGGACTATAATATACACGAAGATTCCTCTGGCATCAGGCCACAGCTCAAGGAACAGTCCGGTTCCTACAGAGACTTCATAATAAGAAACGAAGCAGATCATGGCCTGCCCAATTTTATCAATTTGATAGGAATAGAATCACCGGGGCTGACAGCTTCACCCGCGATAGCCGAATTCGTTTCGGAGATGTACAGGGATGAGATCAAGGGATGA
- a CDS encoding 16S rRNA (pseudouridine(914)-N(1))-methyltransferase Nep1 → MLHLVIADAELETIPEEMQADPAIRRFAKKRNKRVDRMILDSNYMHTSIDRYFPNESKRRGRPDIIYLLLEMTQESILNHKNQLRTYVHTRNNQVIRISPITRMPKSYNRFIGLFEDLFEKRIITNNGKELLSMEESSLGDLINSIRRDRTILLHPKGEMRKPSEFISNANILIVIGGFSEGDFISDTSFINERYAIFDQELTIWSVANEMVANYERAVGLT, encoded by the coding sequence ATGCTTCATCTGGTAATAGCAGACGCTGAGCTTGAGACAATACCTGAAGAGATGCAGGCTGACCCAGCAATAAGGCGTTTTGCAAAAAAGAGAAACAAGCGCGTGGACAGGATGATACTTGACTCAAACTATATGCATACGTCCATTGATCGCTACTTTCCAAATGAATCAAAGCGTCGGGGCAGACCTGATATCATCTATCTGCTTCTGGAAATGACACAGGAATCGATCCTTAACCATAAGAATCAGCTTAGAACATATGTTCATACAAGAAATAACCAGGTGATACGCATAAGCCCTATAACTAGGATGCCAAAATCTTACAACAGATTCATAGGGCTTTTCGAGGATCTGTTTGAAAAAAGGATAATAACAAACAATGGAAAGGAGCTGCTTTCCATGGAAGAATCTAGTTTGGGGGATCTTATAAATTCTATAAGAAGGGATAGAACGATACTTCTACACCCTAAGGGTGAAATGAGAAAGCCTTCAGAATTTATAAGCAACGCCAATATTCTCATCGTGATTGGTGGGTTTTCTGAGGGAGATTTCATCAGCGATACTTCTTTCATCAATGAAAGATACGCAATATTTGATCAGGAGCTGACCATATGGTCGGTCGCCAATGAAATGGTAGCTAACTATGAGAGAGCTGTAGGGCTGACATAG
- a CDS encoding DUF1641 domain-containing protein encodes MEVDLLEKLNEETGQSFNDSSIKKLLLIIDELDKSGILDIIYRMAKDEEIISSVKRILSSGFLMNIIDNSDIIMNSLTTIDLSMFPHYTNAVKSIETAIKTEDVRPVGGLTGVLDKIRDEDTQKGIGIVFSLLRSLGRTCSEAEGCPFKDDNAHLK; translated from the coding sequence ATGGAGGTAGATCTGTTGGAAAAATTGAATGAAGAAACCGGACAATCGTTCAACGATTCATCAATAAAGAAGCTGCTATTGATAATTGACGAACTGGACAAAAGTGGTATTCTGGATATAATCTATAGGATGGCCAAAGACGAGGAGATCATCAGTTCAGTTAAAAGGATCCTTTCGAGCGGCTTTCTGATGAACATAATTGACAATTCTGACATAATAATGAACTCGTTAACAACCATTGATCTAAGCATGTTTCCGCACTATACAAATGCTGTTAAATCAATTGAGACTGCAATAAAAACTGAAGATGTAAGGCCAGTTGGAGGCCTGACGGGTGTCCTTGATAAGATCAGGGATGAAGACACTCAAAAGGGAATAGGCATCGTATTCTCATTGTTAAGGAGCTTGGGAAGGACATGTTCCGAAGCAGAAGGCTGTCCATTTAAGGATGATAATGCACATCTGAAATAG
- a CDS encoding tetratricopeptide repeat protein yields the protein MIPNKDDAEEFANKAKNAVNSGDYDGAIADIERAIKASPRSVPYHLIKADALYRKGDYEDALDVLNFAETIEKNNPELLSLKSICYGSLGKFNESKIEATKAIKADPNYPFAYYNRAKAEQYLEEYDIAKKDLQKYLEMQPNDPDAYMDLADMEYHEGDYKKALQHVNTAIKKDKESTDAHDLKLNILLAQKDIENYLKELLEAFKDTEDFKYIGTLVETLKSVGSFDTAEDILKEFIKIYKDEPFLYDALARVYYDQDRKDDAYRTYEELLKSNDDREAKIYWFDFLLDDGSYDRLIGEIEKSGLKDDEVLEIKYIAEDQKGDHKAALSTADDLLKLDRTPYNTSLYGSQLRKLGRLDESIKALSEFDDDPDVAYELFLAYMDRGDVHSASKYLKTSIENSEDDDDVISNVLEGVSKMMDHSDFQSVNDFLDGLGKENDNLYILTEAMHAINSGVFEGYEKGKEKFLGLDEHKEEVCEFANNIVELTEGKAKAFLEKFIEDNCGENEMEE from the coding sequence ATGATACCAAATAAAGATGATGCTGAGGAATTTGCGAATAAAGCTAAAAATGCCGTGAATTCAGGAGATTATGATGGCGCAATAGCAGATATAGAGAGGGCCATAAAAGCGAGCCCGCGAAGCGTTCCTTACCATCTGATAAAGGCTGACGCTCTTTACAGAAAGGGTGATTATGAAGATGCCCTCGATGTGTTGAACTTTGCGGAAACGATTGAAAAGAATAATCCTGAGCTGCTTTCGCTCAAAAGCATATGCTACGGGTCTCTGGGAAAGTTCAACGAATCCAAGATCGAGGCGACCAAGGCAATAAAGGCTGATCCAAACTATCCGTTCGCCTATTACAACAGGGCCAAGGCAGAACAGTACCTTGAGGAGTACGATATCGCCAAGAAGGATCTGCAGAAATATCTTGAAATGCAACCCAACGATCCAGACGCCTACATGGATCTTGCCGATATGGAATATCACGAAGGTGACTACAAGAAGGCACTTCAGCACGTGAATACTGCAATAAAGAAAGATAAGGAGAGCACAGACGCACACGACCTTAAATTGAACATACTTCTTGCGCAGAAGGATATAGAGAACTATCTTAAGGAGCTGCTGGAGGCTTTCAAGGATACAGAGGATTTCAAATACATAGGTACGCTCGTTGAGACCCTTAAGAGCGTTGGATCTTTCGATACCGCAGAGGACATTTTGAAGGAATTCATAAAGATCTACAAGGATGAACCATTTCTTTATGATGCCCTTGCAAGGGTGTATTACGATCAGGATAGGAAGGATGATGCATACAGGACATACGAGGAACTTCTGAAATCCAATGATGATAGGGAGGCAAAGATATACTGGTTTGATTTCCTTCTGGACGACGGGTCATATGATCGTCTGATTGGTGAGATAGAGAAGAGCGGCCTAAAAGATGACGAGGTGCTGGAGATAAAGTACATTGCTGAGGATCAGAAGGGCGATCACAAAGCTGCGCTTAGCACGGCAGATGATCTGTTGAAGCTGGATAGAACACCTTACAACACGAGCCTTTACGGTTCACAGCTTAGAAAGCTCGGACGCCTTGACGAGTCCATAAAGGCACTATCAGAATTCGATGACGATCCAGATGTTGCCTATGAGCTGTTTCTTGCATACATGGACAGGGGCGATGTCCATTCTGCTTCGAAATATCTCAAGACGTCCATAGAGAATAGTGAAGATGACGATGACGTCATATCGAACGTACTGGAAGGAGTGTCGAAGATGATGGATCATTCCGATTTCCAGAGCGTCAATGACTTCCTGGATGGACTTGGAAAGGAGAACGATAACCTCTATATACTGACGGAGGCAATGCATGCAATAAATTCCGGTGTATTCGAAGGTTATGAGAAGGGTAAGGAAAAATTCCTCGGACTCGATGAACACAAGGAAGAGGTCTGTGAATTTGCGAACAATATAGTAGAGCTCACGGAGGGGAAGGCAAAAGCGTTCCTTGAAAAATTCATAGAGGATAACTGCGGAGAAAATGAAATGGAAGAGTAA
- a CDS encoding NAD(P)/FAD-dependent oxidoreductase: MSDVKILILGGRFGGLQTAYDLRRYLKNKADIKIIEKNRYIYFRPALPHVGIGLERAEDLRIDLAQVLPDRGIGYIQGTVTKIDPERSLVEYSREGSGGYKEKYDFLVIALGAHLASELIAGFDKYGSSVCEADLAENMWKKLRDFKGGNITLGSAKFIQDTKNRPTNTPDRYAPIADSACEGPVFEMSIMLYDYFKARNMLDKVKMTVYSPGEYLSDLSRTSRSTVAAMYKGMNIELVDNFVVKEVTEKEVISEDGRRLPSDISFILPPYTGQKLVKDAGLGDDVGFVLTGTDMKSVKYDNVYAVGDVNALIVPKMAFLAVKTARIVAANIANRLGMSIPVEVYDPKIVCVADSPYGNYAVAVTDSTFYGGNVSEAIPSPANHLKKTLFTRYFLWSKGDLAMDKYLTSW; encoded by the coding sequence ATGTCTGACGTGAAGATTCTGATCCTGGGCGGTAGGTTTGGAGGCCTGCAAACAGCCTACGACCTCAGGAGATATCTGAAGAACAAAGCAGATATCAAAATAATAGAAAAGAACAGGTACATCTATTTCAGGCCGGCCCTTCCGCATGTCGGGATAGGCCTGGAGCGTGCGGAGGATCTGCGCATAGATCTTGCGCAGGTGCTGCCAGATAGAGGGATTGGGTATATACAGGGAACAGTGACAAAGATAGACCCAGAGAGAAGCCTTGTGGAGTATTCCAGAGAGGGATCTGGTGGTTACAAGGAAAAATATGACTTTCTTGTGATCGCCCTGGGCGCGCATCTCGCAAGCGAACTGATAGCTGGCTTTGATAAATATGGGTCAAGTGTGTGTGAGGCTGATCTGGCGGAAAATATGTGGAAGAAGCTAAGAGATTTCAAAGGAGGAAATATAACACTTGGTTCTGCTAAATTCATCCAAGATACAAAGAACAGACCAACCAATACGCCAGACAGATATGCACCGATAGCGGATTCTGCCTGTGAAGGCCCTGTTTTTGAGATGTCAATAATGCTCTATGATTACTTCAAGGCAAGGAATATGCTGGACAAGGTCAAAATGACCGTATACTCTCCCGGCGAATATCTTAGCGATCTTTCGAGAACAAGCAGGTCTACTGTAGCGGCCATGTACAAAGGCATGAACATTGAGTTGGTCGACAACTTCGTTGTGAAGGAGGTAACAGAGAAGGAGGTAATAAGCGAGGATGGAAGGCGGCTTCCGTCGGATATAAGCTTCATCCTGCCACCATACACCGGGCAGAAACTTGTCAAGGATGCGGGCCTTGGCGACGATGTTGGCTTCGTACTGACAGGTACGGATATGAAGTCCGTGAAGTACGATAACGTCTATGCTGTGGGCGATGTGAATGCGCTCATAGTACCAAAGATGGCGTTTCTTGCCGTTAAGACCGCACGGATAGTTGCCGCAAACATAGCAAACAGGCTGGGCATGTCGATCCCTGTGGAGGTATATGATCCCAAGATAGTTTGCGTTGCGGACAGCCCTTATGGGAATTATGCCGTGGCCGTGACGGATTCTACATTTTATGGCGGAAACGTCTCGGAAGCAATACCATCTCCGGCTAACCATCTGAAGAAAACCCTGTTCACAAGGTACTTCCTCTGGAGCAAGGGCGACCTTGCCATGGATAAATATCTGACAAGCTGGTGA
- a CDS encoding 30S ribosomal protein S15, whose protein sequence is MARMHTRKRGRSGSKKVYGVQPSWIQYSKDEVINTIVNLKKSGVPPSVIGIKLRDQYGIPTVKAVLGMKLGKVLSEKGLKDDVPEDLGNLIKRYNNVAKHVELNPKDQANKRGRDLIMAKMLRLVKYYKRTGVLDEKWNLSKVLR, encoded by the coding sequence ATGGCACGAATGCACACAAGAAAGAGAGGAAGATCAGGTTCAAAAAAAGTTTACGGCGTTCAACCTTCATGGATACAGTACAGCAAAGATGAGGTTATAAACACCATAGTTAATCTTAAGAAATCTGGTGTACCTCCCTCCGTCATAGGTATAAAACTCAGGGATCAGTATGGAATACCCACCGTCAAGGCGGTTCTCGGAATGAAACTCGGAAAGGTTCTCTCAGAGAAAGGGCTTAAGGATGACGTGCCAGAAGATCTCGGGAACCTCATAAAGAGATACAACAACGTTGCCAAACACGTGGAATTGAATCCCAAGGATCAAGCCAACAAGAGGGGAAGGGATCTCATCATGGCCAAAATGCTCCGCCTCGTGAAATATTACAAGAGGACAGGAGTACTTGACGAGAAATGGAACCTAAGTAAGGTTCTGAGATGA
- a CDS encoding DHH family phosphoesterase has translation MIEDLIPKDLYDKYAEAKDLILGSDFLRVIVHYDGDGTSSAIILTNMLKRLNKRFHLSYIKELNETGFRSLITDDTTIVADAGSDQLRFVPEKKNIIVLDHHFYTKADWKGMNINARDYGIDGTHEACGSTMSYMMALVMDEKNSDLFPFFMSGLIADKQDLGGISGMNLKLVDSYGEKFRKDHASILKVRHSKIHLHTPPIHSSRI, from the coding sequence ATGATCGAAGATCTCATACCAAAGGATCTTTATGATAAATACGCTGAGGCCAAGGATCTGATCCTTGGATCAGATTTTTTAAGGGTAATAGTGCATTATGATGGTGACGGCACAAGTTCCGCGATAATACTCACCAACATGCTGAAGCGCCTCAACAAGAGGTTTCATCTTAGCTATATCAAGGAACTAAACGAAACTGGATTCCGATCACTTATAACAGATGACACAACTATAGTCGCCGACGCCGGATCCGATCAGCTGAGATTTGTACCGGAGAAGAAGAACATAATCGTTCTGGATCACCATTTTTATACAAAGGCCGACTGGAAGGGCATGAATATAAATGCCAGGGATTATGGAATAGACGGCACACATGAAGCATGCGGTTCCACCATGTCGTACATGATGGCGCTGGTTATGGACGAGAAGAATTCTGATCTCTTTCCCTTCTTCATGAGCGGATTGATAGCCGATAAGCAGGATCTGGGCGGCATATCAGGGATGAACCTGAAACTCGTCGATTCCTACGGGGAAAAATTCAGAAAGGATCACGCCTCAATCTTGAAGGTACGACACTCAAAGATTCACTTACATACTCCACCGATCCATTCTTCAAGGATATAA
- a CDS encoding DHH family phosphoesterase, with amino-acid sequence MLEQKAGFEALSYIEADLYYFDFGYSSKMLSSIIDGNGKMGKNSVPVAYFLGFENLKQEMETNWKLFKTKIIDYTYRSLGEMFSTPHISYFYAPESEMAGAISGILMLYLADQTKPVIGFSVGKDETKVSSRGTRKLVSRGLNLSLVMRDASAAVGGSGGGHDIAAGAVIPKGKEIQFLETAEKIIETQIGKVQAKAR; translated from the coding sequence TTGCTTGAGCAGAAGGCCGGTTTCGAGGCTCTATCATACATTGAAGCTGATCTTTACTATTTCGATTTCGGTTATTCATCCAAGATGCTTTCTTCGATCATTGATGGAAATGGAAAGATGGGCAAGAATTCGGTTCCTGTGGCATATTTTCTTGGATTTGAGAACTTAAAGCAGGAGATGGAGACAAACTGGAAGCTATTCAAGACCAAGATAATCGATTATACCTACAGATCATTGGGAGAGATGTTTTCCACTCCCCATATATCTTATTTTTATGCGCCAGAATCAGAGATGGCTGGTGCCATATCGGGCATTCTCATGTTATATCTGGCAGATCAGACAAAACCGGTCATAGGCTTCAGCGTCGGTAAGGACGAGACAAAGGTGTCTTCACGCGGAACGAGGAAGCTTGTCAGCAGAGGCCTTAACCTTTCACTGGTTATGCGTGATGCCAGCGCAGCTGTAGGCGGATCAGGTGGTGGGCATGACATCGCTGCTGGAGCCGTGATTCCAAAGGGGAAGGAGATACAGTTCCTGGAAACCGCAGAGAAGATCATTGAAACGCAGATAGGCAAGGTGCAAGCGAAAGCAAGGTAG
- a CDS encoding CARDB domain-containing protein → MNKYFTIPILFALAAILLAGPIANAQTAPFYSSQVSYPSDVGTGQQFNITITSSAGFSNYNFTIYIAGTNLTGLSPTNTIHQYYASKYNYTATITAPETPQTLYLYIVTSAYFDGVQYNYSEMITVSVISPIYFHVFLSNPTSYPVYDVTATFYVDGTPVLQKTVPKIMPGSTVEVNATYINPNLGHGSHTLTVTINNANIKIDGNANSISTKFYYGTPPNYNWIYYVFAVVLVFMVIMVLGSNRGRNQPKWKKAKK, encoded by the coding sequence ATGAACAAATACTTTACCATACCCATTCTGTTCGCATTGGCGGCGATCTTACTGGCGGGCCCAATTGCGAATGCACAGACGGCTCCTTTTTATTCATCCCAGGTAAGTTACCCATCAGATGTGGGCACAGGGCAGCAGTTTAACATAACCATAACAAGCAGTGCCGGTTTCAGCAATTACAATTTCACCATATACATTGCAGGTACCAATCTCACGGGATTGAGCCCTACAAATACGATACACCAGTACTATGCAAGCAAATATAACTATACCGCAACTATAACCGCCCCTGAAACACCGCAAACGCTCTATCTCTACATAGTAACTTCCGCCTATTTTGATGGTGTCCAGTATAACTATTCGGAGATGATAACGGTCTCGGTAATTTCTCCAATATACTTCCATGTTTTTCTCAGCAACCCGACATCATACCCTGTGTATGACGTTACAGCCACATTTTACGTAGACGGAACACCGGTTTTGCAGAAAACAGTACCCAAGATAATGCCTGGTTCTACCGTCGAGGTCAATGCAACCTATATCAATCCAAACCTCGGTCATGGATCGCACACTCTGACCGTAACCATTAACAATGCCAATATAAAGATAGACGGAAACGCAAATTCAATAAGCACAAAATTCTACTATGGAACTCCTCCAAACTATAACTGGATATACTACGTATTTGCCGTGGTACTGGTCTTCATGGTGATCATGGTACTCGGTTCCAACAGGGGCAGGAACCAACCAAAATGGAAAAAAGCGAAGAAGTGA